In bacterium, a genomic segment contains:
- a CDS encoding SDR family oxidoreductase — MNLGIKGKTAIVCGASQGLGRACAEAFAGEGVRMVLCSRNFDRIFDTARSISETFGTDVVPVACDISLADSPEKLVREATTKFGGVDILINNAGGPPPGMFDELDDAAWEAAFHLTLMSAVRMIRAVLPVMIPKGWGRIINLASSAVKEPIAGLLLSNALRSAVVGMAKTLSREVADKGILINTIATGSFNTERIQSILDNRAKKQGITLEEARIQHESAIPMKRLGRPEELAALVVFLASERASYMTGTTISVDGGAFGGLM, encoded by the coding sequence GTGAATCTTGGAATCAAAGGGAAAACCGCTATCGTATGCGGAGCATCACAGGGACTCGGCAGAGCATGCGCCGAGGCGTTTGCGGGCGAAGGTGTGCGCATGGTGCTCTGCTCACGGAATTTCGACCGGATATTCGATACGGCGCGCTCGATTTCGGAAACCTTCGGGACGGATGTAGTCCCGGTTGCCTGTGACATAAGCCTTGCCGATTCACCGGAAAAACTGGTCAGGGAAGCCACAACAAAATTCGGAGGCGTCGACATCCTCATCAACAACGCCGGCGGACCTCCTCCGGGAATGTTCGACGAGCTTGACGATGCGGCATGGGAGGCGGCGTTTCATCTTACGCTCATGAGTGCGGTTCGTATGATACGGGCTGTGCTCCCTGTCATGATCCCGAAAGGATGGGGAAGGATTATCAATCTCGCTTCGAGCGCGGTCAAGGAACCGATAGCGGGGCTTTTGCTCTCGAACGCTCTGAGGAGCGCAGTCGTGGGGATGGCGAAAACGCTCTCACGCGAGGTCGCCGACAAGGGGATTCTCATCAACACCATCGCGACGGGCAGCTTCAACACCGAGCGTATACAGTCCATCCTCGACAACCGCGCGAAAAAGCAGGGTATTACTCTCGAAGAAGCACGAATTCAGCATGAGTCGGCAATTCCCATGAAACGTCTCGGAAGACCGGAGGAGCTTGCCGCGCTCGTCGTCTTTCTCGCCAGCGAGAGGGCATCCTACATGACCGGTACGACCATCTCCGTGGACGGCGGCGCTTTTGGCGGGCTCATGTGA
- a CDS encoding DNA alkylation repair protein, which translates to MEFNDIISRFEALEKPEAVKGIAAYGITEEKIYGIPIPTLRSLAKEAGKPDHGLALRLWEHGSRESRILAAMIDNYREVTEAQAETWVRDFSSWEVCDQCILNLFKKTPFAWDKAVEWSSRNEEFVKRAGFALMAILAVGDKKASDSQFEHFFPIIAREATDERNFVKKAVNWALRQIGKRNSHLNKKALETAYRICEIDSKSARWIARDAIRELESEAVRKRLKLPWKRNRIDIPL; encoded by the coding sequence ATGGAATTCAACGATATTATTTCCCGTTTCGAGGCCCTCGAAAAACCCGAAGCGGTCAAGGGCATAGCCGCGTACGGCATCACCGAGGAAAAAATCTACGGAATCCCGATTCCGACCCTCAGGTCTCTGGCGAAAGAGGCGGGAAAACCCGACCACGGGCTCGCTCTCCGGCTGTGGGAGCATGGAAGCCGTGAATCCCGTATTCTCGCAGCCATGATCGATAACTACAGGGAGGTCACCGAAGCGCAGGCGGAAACATGGGTGCGGGACTTCTCCTCATGGGAAGTGTGCGACCAGTGTATCCTGAATCTCTTCAAAAAAACACCGTTCGCATGGGATAAAGCGGTTGAATGGAGTTCGCGGAATGAAGAATTCGTGAAACGGGCAGGGTTTGCACTCATGGCAATTCTCGCGGTAGGCGACAAAAAAGCCAGCGACAGTCAGTTCGAACATTTTTTCCCTATTATCGCACGGGAGGCCACGGACGAGCGAAACTTTGTCAAAAAAGCGGTTAACTGGGCGCTCCGCCAGATCGGCAAACGGAACAGTCACCTCAACAAAAAAGCCCTCGAAACCGCATACAGGATATGCGAGATCGATTCGAAGAGCGCACGATGGATAGCCCGTGACGCCATCAGAGAACTCGAAAGCGAAGCGGTTCGCAAAAGGCTGAAATTGCCATGGAAACGAAACAGGATTGATATACCATTATAG
- a CDS encoding M42 family metallopeptidase produces MRKKSLDFLKHILSSPSPSGYEQPVQQLWRDYTKLFADVRTDSHGNTIGVLNPKGTPRVMFAGHCDEIGFLIRYIDDKGFLYFGPIGGFDESIIPGRRVMIHTSKGPVPGVIGKSPIHLMKPDDRKKASEINDLWIDIGAKNKKAAAGLVSIGDPVTYLDDYLELKTGLAVARAFDNRIGSFIVAEILRVLSESKTLKAAVHSVSTVQEEIGLRGAHTSAYGVDPQIGIATDVTFATDQPGVDPKHVGDIKLGGGPVIARGPNINPRVFDLLVETAKKKKIPYQIEGISRATGTDANAIQLTRAGVAAGLVSVPLRYMHTPVETLDPGDVENTVKLMAFFAEALTPDMSFIP; encoded by the coding sequence GTGAGAAAGAAATCGCTCGATTTTCTAAAACATATCCTGTCAAGCCCGAGTCCTTCCGGCTATGAACAGCCTGTCCAGCAGCTCTGGCGCGACTATACAAAGCTGTTCGCCGATGTCCGCACCGACAGCCATGGCAACACGATCGGGGTGCTCAATCCGAAAGGTACCCCGCGAGTCATGTTTGCCGGTCACTGCGACGAAATCGGATTCCTTATCCGGTACATCGACGATAAAGGTTTCCTCTATTTCGGACCTATCGGCGGTTTCGATGAATCCATTATCCCGGGACGCCGCGTGATGATACACACCTCGAAAGGCCCCGTTCCCGGCGTCATCGGTAAATCACCCATTCATCTCATGAAACCGGACGACCGTAAAAAAGCGTCCGAAATCAACGATCTCTGGATTGACATCGGCGCAAAAAACAAAAAAGCGGCAGCAGGGCTCGTTTCCATCGGCGATCCTGTCACCTATCTCGATGATTACCTCGAATTGAAAACGGGACTCGCCGTTGCCCGGGCCTTCGATAACCGTATCGGCTCGTTTATCGTCGCCGAGATTCTCCGGGTGTTGTCGGAGTCGAAAACGCTTAAAGCCGCAGTGCACAGCGTATCGACCGTGCAGGAAGAAATCGGTCTCAGAGGCGCCCATACGAGTGCATACGGTGTCGATCCCCAGATCGGCATCGCCACTGATGTGACATTCGCGACCGACCAGCCGGGAGTCGATCCGAAGCATGTCGGCGATATCAAGCTTGGCGGAGGCCCCGTCATCGCCCGCGGCCCCAATATCAATCCCCGGGTCTTCGACCTGCTCGTCGAAACGGCGAAAAAGAAGAAAATTCCGTACCAGATAGAGGGTATCTCACGGGCGACAGGCACCGACGCCAATGCCATACAGCTGACAAGAGCCGGTGTCGCAGCCGGGCTCGTCTCCGTGCCGCTGCGTTACATGCATACGCCGGTTGAGACTCTCGATCCGGGGGATGTTGAAAACACGGTGAAACTCATGGCATTTTTCGCGGAGGCTCTGACCCCCGATATGAGTTTCATCCCATAA
- a CDS encoding iron ABC transporter permease encodes MKKITVLFLLFACAVALTALAPFIGMKNLSPVAVLTHGGGDIYTDIFWKIRVPRVLTAFCAGAALALSGMAFQALFRNPLATPFTLGVSSGAAFGASVYVIAGIPFSLAGISGQSIYSFLGALVSIFIVYGLTQARRGFSTSTMLLAGVAVSFFFSSLIMFAQYMSDFAGSYRIIRWLMGGFEIVGYSAAMNIGPFLLTGSMFVFMLTKELNLITTGDDMAKSRGVDVKRVKTALFFATSLMVGGVVSVCGPIGFVGMMTPHICRIFIGPDHRYLAPATFMFGGMLLAVCDTIARTIIAPAEIPVGVITALLGGPFFLWLLLGGSSEHSFVSRT; translated from the coding sequence ATGAAAAAAATCACCGTTCTGTTTCTGCTTTTCGCCTGCGCGGTTGCCTTGACTGCGCTCGCTCCGTTTATCGGCATGAAAAATCTTTCGCCTGTGGCTGTTTTGACTCATGGGGGCGGTGATATATATACCGATATATTCTGGAAGATCAGGGTGCCCCGGGTACTGACCGCTTTTTGTGCGGGGGCTGCGCTTGCACTGAGCGGCATGGCTTTTCAGGCGCTGTTCCGTAATCCCCTTGCGACACCCTTCACGCTCGGTGTGTCGAGCGGCGCGGCTTTTGGCGCTTCGGTGTATGTGATAGCGGGGATACCGTTCTCACTGGCCGGGATTTCAGGGCAGTCGATTTATTCCTTCCTCGGCGCGCTCGTATCGATTTTCATCGTGTACGGACTGACACAGGCGCGCAGAGGCTTTTCAACATCGACGATGCTTCTTGCCGGAGTCGCCGTGAGTTTCTTTTTTTCGAGCCTTATCATGTTTGCCCAGTATATGAGTGATTTTGCCGGTTCGTACCGGATAATCCGCTGGCTTATGGGCGGATTCGAGATCGTCGGATACAGTGCCGCAATGAACATCGGACCGTTCCTCCTCACCGGAAGCATGTTCGTTTTCATGCTGACGAAGGAATTGAATCTGATAACAACGGGTGACGATATGGCGAAAAGCCGCGGCGTTGATGTGAAAAGAGTCAAAACCGCCCTCTTTTTCGCTACATCGCTCATGGTCGGCGGCGTGGTTTCGGTGTGCGGCCCGATAGGTTTCGTGGGGATGATGACTCCCCATATCTGCCGTATATTCATCGGCCCCGATCACCGGTACCTGGCTCCGGCCACTTTCATGTTCGGCGGGATGCTCCTTGCGGTCTGCGATACCATTGCGCGAACCATTATCGCTCCGGCTGAAATCCCGGTCGGGGTTATAACCGCCCTCCTCGGCGGGCCTTTTTTCCTCTGGCTGCTCCTCGGGGGTTCCTCCGAGCACAGTTTTGTCAGCCGAACCTGA
- the cobO gene encoding cob(I)yrinic acid a,c-diamide adenosyltransferase — protein MKGYIQVYTGDGKGKTTAALGLALRAAGAGLKVFVAQFGKGRECGENRALDRLGDSVAVRRYGSGRFITEAPGSEDIHRAAEGLGEARDILVSGDYDLVILDEANVAVHLGLFSADDLLDVMNAKPGQVELVITGRDADPRVIERADLVTEMRMVKHYYSRGVKARRGIEL, from the coding sequence ATGAAAGGATACATTCAGGTATATACCGGCGACGGCAAGGGGAAAACCACAGCAGCGCTCGGGCTTGCCCTCAGGGCGGCCGGTGCAGGGTTGAAGGTGTTCGTCGCACAGTTCGGGAAGGGCAGGGAATGCGGTGAAAACCGGGCGCTTGACCGCTTGGGCGACTCAGTTGCAGTCCGCCGGTATGGCAGCGGTCGTTTCATTACCGAAGCGCCGGGAAGCGAAGATATACATCGCGCCGCCGAAGGGCTCGGGGAAGCTCGGGATATTCTTGTGTCAGGCGATTACGATCTGGTGATTCTGGACGAGGCGAATGTTGCTGTTCATCTCGGGCTGTTTTCCGCGGACGATCTCCTCGATGTCATGAATGCGAAACCCGGCCAAGTGGAGCTGGTTATTACCGGAAGGGACGCCGACCCACGGGTGATCGAGAGGGCAGACCTCGTCACCGAGATGCGCATGGTAAAACACTATTACAGCCGGGGCGTAAAGGCTCGTAGGGGAATCGAGTTATAG
- a CDS encoding tetratricopeptide repeat protein has translation MYFALRICKKFVLSLAVVLAIPYCSAAQSRYMGEAIFEGAMDQYIQGNYENAAQGFRKFLDIAPNDFNGHYLLGHCLRYLGDSDGALASYERALAIKPDDVDALIYAGKLLQEKKDYTGASENYERALRVLPQDGESLVLLGSVRYDLGDYDGAAGYCRRALAVDPARSDACRIMGMALRENGDRKAAMEQFKKALDIDSVDIETHREIACTLSMDGDIDGAIAELSKTLGIDPDNASVQCDLGSELMKRGDREQALEHFRKALEINPRCVRAAEALKTASHR, from the coding sequence ATGTACTTTGCCCTCAGGATATGTAAAAAGTTCGTACTATCGCTCGCAGTTGTGCTGGCGATTCCGTATTGTTCAGCCGCTCAGTCACGGTATATGGGCGAGGCGATCTTCGAAGGCGCCATGGATCAGTATATACAGGGAAATTACGAGAACGCGGCGCAAGGCTTTAGAAAGTTTCTCGATATCGCTCCGAACGATTTCAACGGGCACTATCTGCTTGGCCATTGTCTCAGGTATCTCGGCGACAGCGACGGCGCACTGGCAAGTTATGAGCGCGCCCTTGCCATTAAGCCCGATGATGTGGATGCCCTTATTTATGCGGGGAAACTTCTCCAGGAGAAAAAGGACTACACCGGCGCCTCCGAAAACTACGAACGGGCGCTCAGGGTGTTACCGCAGGATGGCGAATCGCTTGTACTGCTGGGTTCCGTACGATATGACCTTGGCGATTATGATGGCGCTGCAGGGTATTGCAGACGCGCCCTTGCCGTCGATCCCGCTCGGAGCGATGCCTGCCGGATCATGGGAATGGCTCTCAGGGAAAATGGCGACCGTAAAGCGGCAATGGAACAATTCAAGAAGGCTCTCGATATTGACTCCGTGGATATCGAAACCCACCGTGAGATCGCCTGTACACTCTCGATGGACGGCGACATTGATGGTGCGATTGCAGAGCTATCCAAAACGCTCGGAATCGATCCGGACAACGCATCGGTTCAGTGCGACCTCGGATCGGAGCTTATGAAACGTGGTGACCGGGAACAGGCGCTGGAGCATTTCAGAAAAGCACTCGAAATTAATCCCCGGTGCGTTCGCGCCGCTGAAGCACTCAAGACAGCATCGCATCGATAG
- a CDS encoding cytidylate kinase-like family protein: MAVVTISRLLGSGGDEIAQKVAEGLKYNLVDSGLILRVAERAGVSIEEVENFDEKYHSRAVEWLKNFIAPRIGKIMTEDKEHLNPEKYIEFCSDVVSGLAEEGKMVIVGRGGQYILKDFDRAFHVRVFADDEFRIGRISGLYGISSDDAREMMKKSDRMRAYFIERYFHGDWYDSKAYHMTIDSSKLGIDAAAYIIIEATRQFSRTYDFIPGVRERRGPDRRLKGRRKGERRDPTNIWTLRDMENAVFHEGRPIRSYNKPDRRMEDRRKGPRR; encoded by the coding sequence ATGGCTGTTGTGACTATCTCCAGGCTTCTCGGTTCCGGCGGTGACGAAATTGCACAAAAAGTGGCCGAAGGATTAAAATATAACCTTGTGGACTCCGGTCTTATACTCAGAGTCGCCGAGCGGGCCGGTGTCAGCATCGAGGAAGTGGAGAATTTTGACGAAAAGTACCATTCACGGGCTGTTGAGTGGCTCAAGAATTTTATTGCGCCCCGTATCGGAAAAATCATGACCGAAGACAAAGAGCATCTCAACCCTGAAAAATATATCGAGTTCTGCAGTGATGTTGTGAGCGGTCTTGCCGAAGAGGGGAAAATGGTTATCGTAGGCCGCGGCGGGCAGTACATACTGAAAGACTTCGACAGGGCTTTTCATGTCCGCGTATTTGCGGACGATGAATTTCGTATCGGGCGTATCAGCGGTCTTTATGGCATTTCTTCCGATGATGCCCGTGAAATGATGAAAAAGTCCGACCGTATGCGCGCTTACTTCATCGAGCGGTATTTTCATGGCGACTGGTACGATTCGAAAGCATATCATATGACTATCGATTCTTCTAAGCTCGGTATCGACGCGGCTGCGTACATCATTATTGAAGCCACCCGTCAGTTCAGCAGAACATATGACTTTATCCCCGGAGTCAGAGAACGCCGCGGCCCCGACCGTCGCCTGAAAGGACGGAGAAAAGGTGAGCGCCGTGATCCGACGAATATCTGGACACTCCGTGACATGGAGAATGCCGTTTTCCACGAAGGCCGTCCCATAAGGTCATACAATAAACCGGACCGTCGCATGGAAGACCGCCGTAAAGGCCCCCGCCGTTGA
- a CDS encoding tetratricopeptide repeat protein produces the protein MKKYSTKCIPAIVFVFMLTVFFQPAAPLNAQAAANTKENRDYKYAAGLYAEGMYDMAIKELERFTDTYPDSKLVVNARFLIAGSYFYKKDYTKTLQLTTRIQKENPSTDIMDKVLFLQGRVYFQMKQYEKVTSTLERLLKQYPSSVNVAEAMYNVGDAYYNMKNYSKAAETYLALATKFPKSDVADWAWYSLGVTYQNLGDYKSAVDAFGKVFKLYPESTLKNICRFKMGESYFKIGDYDNAITMMNDVINVVNDRKMVVKGYYLLGEANFQLQRYALARKNYQIVYEEFPDESIASDAMEAVGWTFYQEKRYDKAAEVFLKVIKTYPNAENIDSAWFRLALTRKLAGDSPGAVEAYTTLADKYPESRYADKALYETGMIAYDGSKFKEAAESFQRLITRYPQSDIK, from the coding sequence ATGAAAAAATATAGCACAAAGTGTATTCCTGCGATAGTTTTTGTTTTTATGCTGACAGTGTTTTTTCAGCCGGCCGCTCCTCTCAATGCTCAGGCTGCCGCCAACACTAAGGAAAACAGGGACTATAAATATGCCGCGGGTCTGTATGCCGAAGGCATGTATGATATGGCGATAAAGGAACTCGAACGGTTCACTGACACCTACCCCGATTCGAAGCTTGTCGTGAATGCCCGCTTTCTCATAGCAGGGTCTTATTTTTACAAGAAAGATTATACAAAAACACTCCAGTTGACTACCCGTATCCAGAAGGAAAATCCCTCGACTGATATTATGGACAAGGTGCTGTTTCTTCAGGGACGGGTTTATTTCCAGATGAAACAGTACGAGAAGGTCACCTCGACTCTTGAACGTCTCCTGAAACAGTATCCGTCGAGTGTCAACGTCGCCGAAGCGATGTACAATGTCGGCGATGCCTATTACAATATGAAAAACTACAGCAAGGCCGCCGAAACGTACCTTGCGCTGGCAACAAAATTTCCCAAGAGCGATGTGGCGGACTGGGCGTGGTACAGTCTCGGTGTAACTTACCAGAATCTCGGTGACTATAAAAGCGCTGTCGATGCATTCGGCAAGGTTTTCAAGCTGTATCCTGAGAGCACGCTCAAGAATATCTGCCGGTTCAAGATGGGCGAATCCTATTTCAAGATCGGCGATTACGACAATGCCATCACGATGATGAACGATGTTATCAACGTGGTGAACGACCGCAAGATGGTCGTGAAGGGTTATTATCTCCTCGGCGAGGCCAACTTTCAGCTTCAGCGGTATGCGCTTGCCCGTAAAAACTACCAGATAGTCTACGAGGAATTTCCCGATGAGAGCATCGCTTCCGATGCAATGGAGGCTGTCGGATGGACCTTCTATCAGGAAAAGCGTTACGACAAGGCAGCGGAGGTCTTTCTCAAGGTCATCAAAACGTACCCGAATGCCGAAAATATCGATTCGGCGTGGTTCAGGCTTGCTCTCACGAGAAAACTTGCCGGAGACAGTCCCGGCGCAGTTGAAGCGTACACAACACTCGCGGATAAATACCCCGAGAGCCGTTATGCAGACAAGGCGCTCTATGAGACGGGCATGATTGCCTATGATGGCAGCAAGTTCAAGGAAGCGGCCGAATCGTTTCAGCGTCTTATCACCAGATACCCTCAGAGCGACATCAAA
- a CDS encoding nucleoside transporter, with product MSPYNFISFGGIFVLMIIAWLFSSDRRIVNWRLIIWGVSIQFVFAFVIFIFPPGIKLFLWLNALVVKVMGSAMAGAEFVFGPLALSPGKEGSPGFILAFQGLPTIIFFSAVMSILYYFGIMQKIIQFFARLFTVLMRVSGAESLCTASNIFVGVESTLTIKPHLETMTRSELTTILTAGMATVASNVLAVYVYSLREQFPTIAAHLISASFLSAPAALIMSKLIMPETETPKTLGTHVEIDYRRESNVFEAIISGANSGVRLIVGIVALLIAVLGLVALADLVFIGIGDKINALSGIGIDWSIKGLLGYAFYPVTLMLGIPRADAGVIARIIGERTIVTELTAYQDLAKVMAGGLLSETRSAVICSYALCGFAHIASVAIFIGGISAIAPRTTNALSRVGIKALIAATLACLMTACIAGTFYTEGSVLFRG from the coding sequence ATGTCACCATACAATTTCATATCATTCGGCGGCATATTCGTCCTGATGATCATTGCATGGCTGTTCTCTTCCGACCGGAGGATCGTGAACTGGCGGCTCATCATTTGGGGCGTCTCCATCCAGTTCGTATTTGCCTTCGTCATCTTCATATTTCCCCCGGGAATAAAGCTCTTTCTCTGGCTTAACGCGCTTGTGGTGAAGGTCATGGGATCGGCAATGGCCGGGGCAGAGTTCGTTTTCGGACCTCTTGCCTTATCGCCGGGTAAAGAGGGCTCGCCCGGATTCATACTTGCGTTCCAGGGACTTCCGACTATCATCTTTTTTTCCGCGGTGATGTCTATACTGTATTATTTCGGAATCATGCAGAAGATCATACAGTTTTTCGCCCGACTCTTTACCGTTCTCATGAGGGTATCGGGGGCAGAATCACTCTGCACCGCATCGAATATATTTGTCGGGGTCGAGTCGACCCTCACCATCAAACCTCATCTTGAAACCATGACCCGCTCGGAGCTGACCACCATACTCACCGCGGGTATGGCCACAGTCGCATCGAATGTGCTTGCGGTGTATGTTTACAGCCTCAGAGAACAGTTTCCCACGATTGCGGCGCATCTTATCTCTGCATCGTTTCTGTCCGCCCCTGCGGCGCTCATCATGTCAAAGCTCATCATGCCGGAAACGGAAACACCAAAAACTCTCGGTACACATGTGGAAATCGATTACCGTCGCGAGAGTAATGTTTTTGAAGCGATCATCAGCGGAGCAAACTCGGGTGTCAGGCTCATCGTGGGAATTGTCGCCCTCCTGATCGCGGTGCTCGGGCTCGTTGCTCTTGCCGATCTTGTGTTCATTGGTATCGGCGATAAAATCAATGCTCTGTCCGGAATCGGCATTGACTGGTCGATCAAGGGGCTTCTGGGATATGCCTTCTATCCTGTCACCCTCATGCTCGGCATACCGCGGGCGGACGCGGGGGTGATTGCCCGGATTATCGGCGAACGTACCATCGTCACCGAGCTGACTGCATACCAGGACCTCGCAAAGGTCATGGCAGGGGGACTTCTCAGCGAGACGCGATCGGCGGTTATCTGCTCCTATGCTCTCTGCGGATTTGCCCATATCGCATCGGTTGCCATCTTTATCGGGGGCATATCGGCAATCGCTCCCAGAACAACCAATGCCCTGAGCCGTGTCGGGATAAAAGCTCTTATAGCCGCAACGCTCGCATGCCTCATGACAGCCTGTATCGCCGGGACATTCTATACCGAGGGATCGGTGCTGTTTCGTGGATGA
- a CDS encoding ABC transporter ATP-binding protein — MGNPVKNPLITIENYTFSIGALRILDSVSFSVYEDEYLSVIGPNGAGKTTLLKCLMRIYTGGTGTITLRGKSLERYSQRELARVMSYVPQGNGSGLSFTVEEFVLMGRYPHLSPFTSFSGKDREAVRNALVLTGTANLAGRGLNTLSGGERQTVYIAAALAQSTRILLLDEPTTFLDPKHETDIYTILDTIKREFGTTIITVTHDINNAALRSDRIVIVKNGTVVFCGKAEEIMTNEILEHIYERPFTFVCHPVTGQRIVVPEVQKP, encoded by the coding sequence ATGGGAAACCCGGTGAAAAATCCCCTCATAACGATTGAAAATTATACGTTTTCCATCGGTGCGTTGCGGATTCTGGATTCCGTCTCCTTTTCCGTTTACGAGGATGAATATCTGTCGGTCATCGGCCCGAACGGAGCGGGAAAAACAACGCTCCTCAAGTGCCTGATGCGAATCTATACCGGCGGTACCGGGACGATTACCCTCCGGGGGAAGTCCCTCGAACGCTACAGCCAGAGGGAACTCGCCCGGGTCATGAGTTATGTTCCGCAGGGTAACGGAAGCGGTCTGTCCTTTACTGTCGAGGAGTTTGTGCTCATGGGGCGGTATCCTCATCTCAGCCCGTTTACCTCCTTTTCCGGCAAGGACAGGGAAGCAGTGCGGAACGCGCTTGTTCTGACCGGTACTGCGAATCTTGCCGGGCGCGGTCTCAACACCCTGAGCGGCGGAGAGCGGCAGACCGTCTATATCGCCGCTGCTCTTGCGCAGAGCACCCGGATTCTTCTCCTCGACGAGCCGACGACTTTTCTGGACCCGAAACACGAAACCGATATTTATACGATTCTCGATACCATAAAACGTGAATTCGGAACCACCATCATCACTGTCACCCATGATATCAATAACGCAGCGCTCAGAAGCGACAGAATCGTTATCGTCAAAAACGGGACGGTGGTTTTTTGCGGGAAAGCCGAGGAAATCATGACCAACGAGATTCTTGAACATATCTACGAACGGCCGTTCACGTTTGTCTGTCATCCGGTCACCGGGCAGCGGATTGTTGTTCCCGAGGTGCAGAAGCCATGA
- the deoC gene encoding deoxyribose-phosphate aldolase, which produces MFGITDEEIRKLVSVIDYSDALTITAGETEARAACDAAKRYRFRAVVAFPQYLGILVDSLNGSGVRAQIPVGFPCGGTTTRTKCFEAEEGLKRGATDLDMVMNISAFKQGEYGRVSQDIAEVMKVARPFGVPFKVIIEIGALTEKEKVTASKLVLDSGADFIKTCTGFGPGRVTLHDIGLIRETVGGKMGIKASGGVASIEDGVAIMRAGATVVAMRRFLVDQLEALGWEK; this is translated from the coding sequence ATGTTCGGAATTACAGACGAGGAAATCCGGAAGCTCGTTTCGGTAATCGATTATTCCGATGCGCTCACCATAACCGCCGGGGAAACCGAAGCCCGAGCCGCCTGCGATGCGGCAAAACGTTACCGGTTCCGGGCTGTCGTGGCTTTTCCCCAGTATCTCGGGATTCTGGTCGACAGTTTAAACGGATCGGGTGTCCGGGCACAGATTCCCGTAGGATTTCCCTGCGGAGGAACGACAACGCGAACAAAATGCTTCGAGGCAGAGGAAGGCCTGAAACGCGGCGCAACCGATCTCGACATGGTCATGAATATATCCGCCTTCAAACAGGGCGAATATGGCCGGGTATCGCAGGATATCGCAGAGGTCATGAAAGTGGCCAGGCCATTCGGTGTGCCCTTTAAAGTGATCATCGAAATCGGCGCTTTGACCGAGAAGGAAAAGGTTACCGCTTCAAAGCTTGTTCTGGATTCGGGCGCAGATTTCATCAAAACGTGCACGGGATTCGGCCCGGGACGGGTCACCTTGCACGACATCGGCCTGATACGGGAGACTGTCGGCGGCAAAATGGGTATCAAGGCATCGGGCGGGGTAGCTTCTATCGAGGATGGTGTCGCAATCATGCGCGCCGGCGCCACGGTGGTCGCCATGCGCAGATTCCTCGTCGACCAGCTCGAAGCGCTCGGATGGGAAAAGTAA